One stretch of Oceanimonas pelagia DNA includes these proteins:
- the purD gene encoding phosphoribosylamine--glycine ligase: MNVLVIGGGGREHALAWKAAQSPKVSRVFVAPGNAGTELEPALTNVAISATDIPALLAFAKQEQVELTIVGPEAPLVAGVVDAFEADGLAIFGPTAGAAQLEGSKAFTKDFLARHNIPTAAYRNFTEVEPALEYLREQGAPIVIKADGLAAGKGVIVAMTLAEAEDAVRDMLAGNAFGDAGSRVVIEEFLEGEEASFIVMVDGEHVLPMATSQDHKRVGDQDTGPNTGGMGAYSPAPVVSAEIHDRIMERVIMPTVRGMAEEGHVYKGFLYAGLMIDKSGQPKVIEFNCRFGDPETQPIMLRLKSDLVELCLAGCKGELDQATAEFDPRAAVGVVLAAGGYPGAYRQGDAITGIPAEAEGAKVFHAGTQFRGDDVVTAGGRVLCATALGESVSQAQQKAYELTRQIKWDGVFFRNDIAWRAIAREQAK; encoded by the coding sequence ATGAACGTATTGGTTATCGGCGGAGGCGGCCGTGAACACGCCCTGGCCTGGAAAGCCGCCCAGTCTCCCAAGGTCAGCCGAGTGTTTGTGGCACCGGGCAACGCCGGCACCGAGCTTGAGCCGGCATTGACCAACGTGGCCATTTCCGCCACCGACATTCCGGCCCTGCTGGCCTTTGCCAAGCAGGAGCAGGTTGAGCTGACTATCGTCGGCCCCGAGGCCCCCCTGGTGGCCGGCGTGGTTGACGCCTTTGAAGCCGACGGCCTGGCCATTTTCGGCCCGACCGCCGGTGCGGCCCAGCTGGAAGGCTCCAAGGCCTTTACCAAGGACTTCCTGGCCCGCCACAACATCCCGACCGCCGCCTACCGGAACTTCACCGAGGTGGAGCCGGCGCTGGAATACCTGCGTGAGCAGGGTGCCCCCATCGTAATAAAGGCCGACGGCCTGGCCGCGGGCAAGGGCGTGATCGTGGCCATGACCCTGGCAGAAGCCGAAGATGCGGTGCGCGACATGCTGGCGGGCAACGCCTTTGGCGACGCCGGCAGCCGGGTGGTGATCGAGGAATTCCTCGAGGGTGAGGAAGCCTCCTTTATCGTGATGGTGGACGGCGAGCACGTGCTGCCCATGGCCACCAGCCAGGATCACAAACGCGTGGGCGACCAGGATACCGGCCCCAACACCGGCGGCATGGGTGCCTACAGCCCGGCCCCGGTGGTGAGCGCCGAAATCCATGATCGCATCATGGAGCGAGTGATCATGCCCACGGTGCGCGGCATGGCGGAAGAAGGCCATGTGTACAAGGGCTTTCTCTATGCCGGCCTGATGATTGACAAGTCAGGTCAGCCCAAGGTGATCGAGTTCAACTGCCGCTTTGGCGATCCGGAAACCCAACCCATTATGCTGCGGCTGAAGTCCGATCTGGTGGAGCTGTGCCTGGCCGGTTGCAAGGGTGAACTGGACCAGGCCACCGCCGAGTTTGACCCGCGCGCTGCCGTGGGCGTGGTGCTGGCCGCCGGCGGTTACCCCGGCGCCTACCGTCAGGGTGACGCCATCACCGGCATTCCCGCCGAGGCCGAAGGTGCCAAGGTGTTCCACGCCGGTACTCAGTTCAGGGGCGATGACGTGGTCACCGCCGGCGGCCGGGTGCTGTGCGCCACCGCCCTGGGCGAGAGCGTCAGCCAGGCCCAGCAAAAGGCCTATGAGCTGACCCGCCAGATTAAATGGGACGGCGTGTTCTTCCGCAACGACATCGCCTGGCGGGCGATCGCACGGGAACAGGCAAAATAA